Proteins from one Cicer arietinum cultivar CDC Frontier isolate Library 1 chromosome 3, Cicar.CDCFrontier_v2.0, whole genome shotgun sequence genomic window:
- the LOC101512389 gene encoding transcription factor PIF1-like isoform X6, which yields MDQQQYPIPRPNKPSIADDEIMELLWQNGQVVTQTQNHRYLRKPPPGTDSTRGGTLSAKEENYNQHLFMQEGEMASWLHYPINDDDDSPFDQTFSADFLNPPPTVNNNRIMQNPHHTSQLTELRQTPMSAVPPRPPIPPPRKLDQVPQNFAYFARHSVRTEPGPSSISRTAVNESTGVDSCDTPAVQPVSETVRSSAELTEGGTGLEAPSMTCDEPGGSSSSGEAVRKVAEQERKRKGREAEEWEDQSEDVDFESAEAKRNICGSSSSVKRSRAAEVHNLSERRRRDRINEKMKALQELIPRCNKSDKASMLDEAIEYLKSLQLQVQRVQLMQMMSMGCGMVPMMFRGIQQYMPTIGMGMGMSMEMGMNRPVMPFPNMLTGLALPAAAAAHLGPRFPMPPFHVPQVPTPDSSRTQAANQSDVNVLTSVGTPDPNHSCIPNFTDPYQQYLGPHQMQFQLMQEINDDLIVTIKG from the exons ATGGATCAACAACAATACCCAATACCTCGCCCTAACAAACCCTCCAT TGCAGACGACGAGATCATGGAGCTCTTATGGCAAAACGGCCAAGTCGTCACACAGACTCAAAACCACCGTTATCTCAGAAAACCACCGCCAGGGACCGATTCCACTCGCGGCGGAACTTTATCGGCGAAGGAGGAAAACTATAATCAACATCTATTCATGCAAGAAGGTGAAATGGCTTCGTGGCTTCACTATCCAATCAACGATGATGACGATTCTCCCTTCGATCAAACCTTCTCTGCCGATTTCCTCAACCCGCCGCCGACGGTTAACAACAACCGTATCATGCAAAATCCTCACCACACGTCTCAACTGACGGAGCTCCGGCAGACTCCAATGTCGGCGGTTCCTCCTCGTCCTCCGATTCCGCCGCCGAGGAAGCTCGATCAAGTGCCGCAGAACTTTGCGTACTTTGCGAGGCACAGTGTTAGGACAGAGCCAGGACCGTCTTCGATTTCGAGAACTGCTGTGAATGAATCAACGGGGGTAGATTCGTGCGACACGCCTGCTGTGCAACCGGTTTCGGAAACAGTTAGAAGTTCGGCGGAGCTAACGGAAGGAGGAACCGGTTTGGAGGCGCCTTCTATGACGTGTGATGAACCGGGCGGTTCGAGTAGTAGTGGAGAAGCGGTTCGGAAGGTAGCGGAGCAGGAGCGAAAGAGGAAGGGAAGGGAAGCGGAGGAATGGGAGGATCAAAGCGAG GATGTTGATTTTGAATCTGCGGAAGCCAAAAGAAATATCTGTGGATCATCATCATCTGTAAAGAGATCTCGTGCTGCTGAGGTCCATAATCTCTCCGAGAGG AGGCGTCGTGATCGGATTAATGAAAAGATGAAAGCTCTTCAAGAACTGATACCTCGATGTAATAAG TCTGACAAAGCTTCTATGCTGGATGAAGCAATTGAATACTTGAAGTCACTGCAGTTACAAGTGCAG AGAGTACAACTTATGCAGATGATGTCCATGGGATGTGGCATGGTACCTATGATGTTTCGTGGAATTCAGCAGTATATGCCAACAATTGGAATGGGAATGGGGATGAGTATGGAAATGGGAATGAACAGACCGGTAATGCCATTTCCCAATATGTTAACCGGTCTGGCTTTGCCTGCAGCTGCTGCTGCTCATTTGGGACCAAGGTTTCCTATGCCTCCTTTCCACGTGCCGCAAGTTCCTACACCTGATTCATCTAGAACACAAGCAGCTAATCAGTCAGATGTTAATGTGCTCACCTCAGTTGGAACACCTGATCCAAATCATTCATGCATTCCAAACTTCACCGATCCTTATCAACAATACCTTGGTCCCCACCAGATGCAGTTTCAATTAATGCAG GAGATAAATGATGATTTGATAGTTACAATAAAGGGCTGA
- the LOC101512389 gene encoding transcription factor PIF1-like isoform X3 has product MDQQQYPIPRPNKPSIADDEIMELLWQNGQVVTQTQNHRYLRKPPPGTDSTRGGTLSAKEENYNQHLFMQEGEMASWLHYPINDDDDSPFDQTFSADFLNPPPTVNNNRIMQNPHHTSQLTELRQTPMSAVPPRPPIPPPRKLDQVPQNFAYFARHSVRTEPGPSSISRTAVNESTGVDSCDTPAVQPVSETVRSSAELTEGGTGLEAPSMTCDEPGGSSSSGEAVRKVAEQERKRKGREAEEWEDQSEDVDFESAEAKRNICGSSSSVKRSRAAEVHNLSERRRRDRINEKMKALQELIPRCNKSDKASMLDEAIEYLKSLQLQVQMMSMGCGMVPMMFRGIQQYMPTIGMGMGMSMEMGMNRPVMPFPNMLTGLALPAAAAAHLGPRFPMPPFHVPQVPTPDSSRTQAANQSDVNVLTSVGTPDPNHSCIPNFTDPYQQYLGPHQMQFQLMQNQAINQPNNNKPGISRPPENPETRQSEPIYLQFKFVSNMWLLLSISIFFLMMDVQEINDDLIVTIKG; this is encoded by the exons ATGGATCAACAACAATACCCAATACCTCGCCCTAACAAACCCTCCAT TGCAGACGACGAGATCATGGAGCTCTTATGGCAAAACGGCCAAGTCGTCACACAGACTCAAAACCACCGTTATCTCAGAAAACCACCGCCAGGGACCGATTCCACTCGCGGCGGAACTTTATCGGCGAAGGAGGAAAACTATAATCAACATCTATTCATGCAAGAAGGTGAAATGGCTTCGTGGCTTCACTATCCAATCAACGATGATGACGATTCTCCCTTCGATCAAACCTTCTCTGCCGATTTCCTCAACCCGCCGCCGACGGTTAACAACAACCGTATCATGCAAAATCCTCACCACACGTCTCAACTGACGGAGCTCCGGCAGACTCCAATGTCGGCGGTTCCTCCTCGTCCTCCGATTCCGCCGCCGAGGAAGCTCGATCAAGTGCCGCAGAACTTTGCGTACTTTGCGAGGCACAGTGTTAGGACAGAGCCAGGACCGTCTTCGATTTCGAGAACTGCTGTGAATGAATCAACGGGGGTAGATTCGTGCGACACGCCTGCTGTGCAACCGGTTTCGGAAACAGTTAGAAGTTCGGCGGAGCTAACGGAAGGAGGAACCGGTTTGGAGGCGCCTTCTATGACGTGTGATGAACCGGGCGGTTCGAGTAGTAGTGGAGAAGCGGTTCGGAAGGTAGCGGAGCAGGAGCGAAAGAGGAAGGGAAGGGAAGCGGAGGAATGGGAGGATCAAAGCGAG GATGTTGATTTTGAATCTGCGGAAGCCAAAAGAAATATCTGTGGATCATCATCATCTGTAAAGAGATCTCGTGCTGCTGAGGTCCATAATCTCTCCGAGAGG AGGCGTCGTGATCGGATTAATGAAAAGATGAAAGCTCTTCAAGAACTGATACCTCGATGTAATAAG TCTGACAAAGCTTCTATGCTGGATGAAGCAATTGAATACTTGAAGTCACTGCAGTTACAAGTGCAG ATGATGTCCATGGGATGTGGCATGGTACCTATGATGTTTCGTGGAATTCAGCAGTATATGCCAACAATTGGAATGGGAATGGGGATGAGTATGGAAATGGGAATGAACAGACCGGTAATGCCATTTCCCAATATGTTAACCGGTCTGGCTTTGCCTGCAGCTGCTGCTGCTCATTTGGGACCAAGGTTTCCTATGCCTCCTTTCCACGTGCCGCAAGTTCCTACACCTGATTCATCTAGAACACAAGCAGCTAATCAGTCAGATGTTAATGTGCTCACCTCAGTTGGAACACCTGATCCAAATCATTCATGCATTCCAAACTTCACCGATCCTTATCAACAATACCTTGGTCCCCACCAGATGCAGTTTCAATTAATGCAG AATCAGGCAATAAACCAACCAAACAATAACAAGCCAGGTATCAGTAGGCCCCCTGAGAATCCTGAAACGCGCCAGTCAG aaCCAATTTATCTTCAATTCAAATTTGTATCAAATATGTGGCTGCTTTTGAGtatctcaatttttttcttgatgATGGATGTTCAGGAGATAAATGATGATTTGATAGTTACAATAAAGGGCTGA
- the LOC101512389 gene encoding transcription factor PIF1-like isoform X4, with translation MDQQQYPIPRPNKPSIADDEIMELLWQNGQVVTQTQNHRYLRKPPPGTDSTRGGTLSAKEENYNQHLFMQEGEMASWLHYPINDDDDSPFDQTFSADFLNPPPTVNNNRIMQNPHHTSQLTELRQTPMSAVPPRPPIPPPRKLDQVPQNFAYFARHSVRTEPGPSSISRTAVNESTGVDSCDTPAVQPVSETVRSSAELTEGGTGLEAPSMTCDEPGGSSSSGEAVRKVAEQERKRKGREAEEWEDQSEDVDFESAEAKRNICGSSSSVKRSRAAEVHNLSERRRRDRINEKMKALQELIPRCNKSDKASMLDEAIEYLKSLQLQVQRVQLMQMMSMGCGMVPMMFRGIQQYMPTIGMGMGMSMEMGMNRPVMPFPNMLTGLALPAAAAAHLGPRFPMPPFHVPQVPTPDSSRTQAANQSDVNVLTSVGTPDPNHSCIPNFTDPYQQYLGPHQMQFQLMQNQAINQPNNNKPGISRPPENPETRQSGDK, from the exons ATGGATCAACAACAATACCCAATACCTCGCCCTAACAAACCCTCCAT TGCAGACGACGAGATCATGGAGCTCTTATGGCAAAACGGCCAAGTCGTCACACAGACTCAAAACCACCGTTATCTCAGAAAACCACCGCCAGGGACCGATTCCACTCGCGGCGGAACTTTATCGGCGAAGGAGGAAAACTATAATCAACATCTATTCATGCAAGAAGGTGAAATGGCTTCGTGGCTTCACTATCCAATCAACGATGATGACGATTCTCCCTTCGATCAAACCTTCTCTGCCGATTTCCTCAACCCGCCGCCGACGGTTAACAACAACCGTATCATGCAAAATCCTCACCACACGTCTCAACTGACGGAGCTCCGGCAGACTCCAATGTCGGCGGTTCCTCCTCGTCCTCCGATTCCGCCGCCGAGGAAGCTCGATCAAGTGCCGCAGAACTTTGCGTACTTTGCGAGGCACAGTGTTAGGACAGAGCCAGGACCGTCTTCGATTTCGAGAACTGCTGTGAATGAATCAACGGGGGTAGATTCGTGCGACACGCCTGCTGTGCAACCGGTTTCGGAAACAGTTAGAAGTTCGGCGGAGCTAACGGAAGGAGGAACCGGTTTGGAGGCGCCTTCTATGACGTGTGATGAACCGGGCGGTTCGAGTAGTAGTGGAGAAGCGGTTCGGAAGGTAGCGGAGCAGGAGCGAAAGAGGAAGGGAAGGGAAGCGGAGGAATGGGAGGATCAAAGCGAG GATGTTGATTTTGAATCTGCGGAAGCCAAAAGAAATATCTGTGGATCATCATCATCTGTAAAGAGATCTCGTGCTGCTGAGGTCCATAATCTCTCCGAGAGG AGGCGTCGTGATCGGATTAATGAAAAGATGAAAGCTCTTCAAGAACTGATACCTCGATGTAATAAG TCTGACAAAGCTTCTATGCTGGATGAAGCAATTGAATACTTGAAGTCACTGCAGTTACAAGTGCAG AGAGTACAACTTATGCAGATGATGTCCATGGGATGTGGCATGGTACCTATGATGTTTCGTGGAATTCAGCAGTATATGCCAACAATTGGAATGGGAATGGGGATGAGTATGGAAATGGGAATGAACAGACCGGTAATGCCATTTCCCAATATGTTAACCGGTCTGGCTTTGCCTGCAGCTGCTGCTGCTCATTTGGGACCAAGGTTTCCTATGCCTCCTTTCCACGTGCCGCAAGTTCCTACACCTGATTCATCTAGAACACAAGCAGCTAATCAGTCAGATGTTAATGTGCTCACCTCAGTTGGAACACCTGATCCAAATCATTCATGCATTCCAAACTTCACCGATCCTTATCAACAATACCTTGGTCCCCACCAGATGCAGTTTCAATTAATGCAG AATCAGGCAATAAACCAACCAAACAATAACAAGCCAGGTATCAGTAGGCCCCCTGAGAATCCTGAAACGCGCCAGTCAG GAGATAAATGA
- the LOC101512389 gene encoding transcription factor PIF1-like isoform X2, with product MDQQQYPIPRPNKPSIADDEIMELLWQNGQVVTQTQNHRYLRKPPPGTDSTRGGTLSAKEENYNQHLFMQEGEMASWLHYPINDDDDSPFDQTFSADFLNPPPTVNNNRIMQNPHHTSQLTELRQTPMSAVPPRPPIPPPRKLDQVPQNFAYFARHSVRTEPGPSSISRTAVNESTGVDSCDTPAVQPVSETVRSSAELTEGGTGLEAPSMTCDEPGGSSSSGEAVRKVAEQERKRKGREAEEWEDQSEDVDFESAEAKRNICGSSSSVKRSRAAEVHNLSERRRRDRINEKMKALQELIPRCNKSDKASMLDEAIEYLKSLQLQVQRVQLMQMMSMGCGMVPMMFRGIQQYMPTIGMGMGMSMEMGMNRPVMPFPNMLTGLALPAAAAAHLGPRFPMPPFHVPQVPTPDSSRTQAANQSDVNVLTSVGTPDPNHSCIPNFTDPYQQYLGPHQMQFQLMQNQAINQPNNNKPGISRPPENPETRQSEPIYLQFKFVSNMWLLLSISIFFLMMDVQEINDDLIVTIKG from the exons ATGGATCAACAACAATACCCAATACCTCGCCCTAACAAACCCTCCAT TGCAGACGACGAGATCATGGAGCTCTTATGGCAAAACGGCCAAGTCGTCACACAGACTCAAAACCACCGTTATCTCAGAAAACCACCGCCAGGGACCGATTCCACTCGCGGCGGAACTTTATCGGCGAAGGAGGAAAACTATAATCAACATCTATTCATGCAAGAAGGTGAAATGGCTTCGTGGCTTCACTATCCAATCAACGATGATGACGATTCTCCCTTCGATCAAACCTTCTCTGCCGATTTCCTCAACCCGCCGCCGACGGTTAACAACAACCGTATCATGCAAAATCCTCACCACACGTCTCAACTGACGGAGCTCCGGCAGACTCCAATGTCGGCGGTTCCTCCTCGTCCTCCGATTCCGCCGCCGAGGAAGCTCGATCAAGTGCCGCAGAACTTTGCGTACTTTGCGAGGCACAGTGTTAGGACAGAGCCAGGACCGTCTTCGATTTCGAGAACTGCTGTGAATGAATCAACGGGGGTAGATTCGTGCGACACGCCTGCTGTGCAACCGGTTTCGGAAACAGTTAGAAGTTCGGCGGAGCTAACGGAAGGAGGAACCGGTTTGGAGGCGCCTTCTATGACGTGTGATGAACCGGGCGGTTCGAGTAGTAGTGGAGAAGCGGTTCGGAAGGTAGCGGAGCAGGAGCGAAAGAGGAAGGGAAGGGAAGCGGAGGAATGGGAGGATCAAAGCGAG GATGTTGATTTTGAATCTGCGGAAGCCAAAAGAAATATCTGTGGATCATCATCATCTGTAAAGAGATCTCGTGCTGCTGAGGTCCATAATCTCTCCGAGAGG AGGCGTCGTGATCGGATTAATGAAAAGATGAAAGCTCTTCAAGAACTGATACCTCGATGTAATAAG TCTGACAAAGCTTCTATGCTGGATGAAGCAATTGAATACTTGAAGTCACTGCAGTTACAAGTGCAG AGAGTACAACTTATGCAGATGATGTCCATGGGATGTGGCATGGTACCTATGATGTTTCGTGGAATTCAGCAGTATATGCCAACAATTGGAATGGGAATGGGGATGAGTATGGAAATGGGAATGAACAGACCGGTAATGCCATTTCCCAATATGTTAACCGGTCTGGCTTTGCCTGCAGCTGCTGCTGCTCATTTGGGACCAAGGTTTCCTATGCCTCCTTTCCACGTGCCGCAAGTTCCTACACCTGATTCATCTAGAACACAAGCAGCTAATCAGTCAGATGTTAATGTGCTCACCTCAGTTGGAACACCTGATCCAAATCATTCATGCATTCCAAACTTCACCGATCCTTATCAACAATACCTTGGTCCCCACCAGATGCAGTTTCAATTAATGCAG AATCAGGCAATAAACCAACCAAACAATAACAAGCCAGGTATCAGTAGGCCCCCTGAGAATCCTGAAACGCGCCAGTCAG aaCCAATTTATCTTCAATTCAAATTTGTATCAAATATGTGGCTGCTTTTGAGtatctcaatttttttcttgatgATGGATGTTCAGGAGATAAATGATGATTTGATAGTTACAATAAAGGGCTGA
- the LOC101512389 gene encoding transcription factor PIF1-like isoform X5, with the protein MDQQQYPIPRPNKPSIADDEIMELLWQNGQVVTQTQNHRYLRKPPPGTDSTRGGTLSAKEENYNQHLFMQEGEMASWLHYPINDDDDSPFDQTFSADFLNPPPTVNNNRIMQNPHHTSQLTELRQTPMSAVPPRPPIPPPRKLDQVPQNFAYFARHSVRTEPGPSSISRTAVNESTGVDSCDTPAVQPVSETVRSSAELTEGGTGLEAPSMTCDEPGGSSSSGEAVRKVAEQERKRKGREAEEWEDQSEDVDFESAEAKRNICGSSSSVKRSRAAEVHNLSERRRRDRINEKMKALQELIPRCNKSDKASMLDEAIEYLKSLQLQVQMMSMGCGMVPMMFRGIQQYMPTIGMGMGMSMEMGMNRPVMPFPNMLTGLALPAAAAAHLGPRFPMPPFHVPQVPTPDSSRTQAANQSDVNVLTSVGTPDPNHSCIPNFTDPYQQYLGPHQMQFQLMQNQAINQPNNNKPGISRPPENPETRQSGDK; encoded by the exons ATGGATCAACAACAATACCCAATACCTCGCCCTAACAAACCCTCCAT TGCAGACGACGAGATCATGGAGCTCTTATGGCAAAACGGCCAAGTCGTCACACAGACTCAAAACCACCGTTATCTCAGAAAACCACCGCCAGGGACCGATTCCACTCGCGGCGGAACTTTATCGGCGAAGGAGGAAAACTATAATCAACATCTATTCATGCAAGAAGGTGAAATGGCTTCGTGGCTTCACTATCCAATCAACGATGATGACGATTCTCCCTTCGATCAAACCTTCTCTGCCGATTTCCTCAACCCGCCGCCGACGGTTAACAACAACCGTATCATGCAAAATCCTCACCACACGTCTCAACTGACGGAGCTCCGGCAGACTCCAATGTCGGCGGTTCCTCCTCGTCCTCCGATTCCGCCGCCGAGGAAGCTCGATCAAGTGCCGCAGAACTTTGCGTACTTTGCGAGGCACAGTGTTAGGACAGAGCCAGGACCGTCTTCGATTTCGAGAACTGCTGTGAATGAATCAACGGGGGTAGATTCGTGCGACACGCCTGCTGTGCAACCGGTTTCGGAAACAGTTAGAAGTTCGGCGGAGCTAACGGAAGGAGGAACCGGTTTGGAGGCGCCTTCTATGACGTGTGATGAACCGGGCGGTTCGAGTAGTAGTGGAGAAGCGGTTCGGAAGGTAGCGGAGCAGGAGCGAAAGAGGAAGGGAAGGGAAGCGGAGGAATGGGAGGATCAAAGCGAG GATGTTGATTTTGAATCTGCGGAAGCCAAAAGAAATATCTGTGGATCATCATCATCTGTAAAGAGATCTCGTGCTGCTGAGGTCCATAATCTCTCCGAGAGG AGGCGTCGTGATCGGATTAATGAAAAGATGAAAGCTCTTCAAGAACTGATACCTCGATGTAATAAG TCTGACAAAGCTTCTATGCTGGATGAAGCAATTGAATACTTGAAGTCACTGCAGTTACAAGTGCAG ATGATGTCCATGGGATGTGGCATGGTACCTATGATGTTTCGTGGAATTCAGCAGTATATGCCAACAATTGGAATGGGAATGGGGATGAGTATGGAAATGGGAATGAACAGACCGGTAATGCCATTTCCCAATATGTTAACCGGTCTGGCTTTGCCTGCAGCTGCTGCTGCTCATTTGGGACCAAGGTTTCCTATGCCTCCTTTCCACGTGCCGCAAGTTCCTACACCTGATTCATCTAGAACACAAGCAGCTAATCAGTCAGATGTTAATGTGCTCACCTCAGTTGGAACACCTGATCCAAATCATTCATGCATTCCAAACTTCACCGATCCTTATCAACAATACCTTGGTCCCCACCAGATGCAGTTTCAATTAATGCAG AATCAGGCAATAAACCAACCAAACAATAACAAGCCAGGTATCAGTAGGCCCCCTGAGAATCCTGAAACGCGCCAGTCAG GAGATAAATGA
- the LOC101512389 gene encoding uncharacterized protein isoform X1 produces the protein MENFIMRNLYDASIKGCVSTLKTLLQRDPLILNRISLYPFSETPLHNASLLGHLELCQFLLGINPNLASEVNSEGHCPLHLASAKGHTEIVKTLLLTDSETCLIRDKDDKVPLHFAVMRGRVGVIKELISAMPETEIIRVMSESDDHGSILHLCVLYNHLEALKILVESVRGDIDQFLCSKAKEGNTILDLAVKRGQIKIIKYLLSLSEKSETINTSKTEALRALHKLEHCPRDFISHTNEHILTEQEAQTSTNIVIAQQSLSLPPRFISQQNRATPPNNDPPQPPQSLPRNNPLQQAQPSFIHPLEITNPSPHNNPSHPQPSSHDPSPTIDPSNPPSQFSPTPSITNELHNNRWDRFENFCNTYLINQGYWIDKKTKEQLMVAATVIATMTFQSVISPPGGVWQEDTTKGGYACPDYGFCEAGTAVVGYVWSPDFLKFIFFNSASFFASLCVLLVLVSGFPLHNRVIVWLLAVLMIVAITCMLLTYMWALGLVSPNHIFYRIRDLGYILVGIWSFLLFVVCFIQIIRIVFWIRSRRRDSTNVAL, from the exons ATGGAgaattttataatgagaaacCTCTATGATGCATCAATAAAAGGATGTGTAAGTACCTTAAAAACACTTCTCCAAAGAGACCCTCTTATTCTAAACAGAATTTCACTCTATCCATTCTCTGAAACACCATTACACAATGCTTCTTTGCTTGGACATTTAGAGTTATGTCAGTTTCTTCTTGGCATAAATCCAAATTTAGCATCTGAAGTGAACTCAGAAGGACATTGCCCTCTTCATTTAGCTTCTGCTAAAGGACACACTGAAATAGTGAAAACTCTGTTGTTAACAGACTCGGAAACTTGCTTGATAAGAGACAAAGATGATAAGGTTCCTCTTCATTTTGCTGTAATGAGAGGACGTGTAGGAGTTATTAAGGAGTTGATTAGTGCAATGCCAGAAACAGAAATAATTAGGGTGATGTCTGAGAGTGATGATCATGGTTCCATTCTTCACTTGTGTGTTCTCTATAACCATCTAGAGGCCTTGAAAATCCTAGTGGAATCAGTGAGAGGTGATATTGATCAATTCTTATGTTCTAAAGCCAAAGAGGGTAACACTATTTTGGATTTAGCTGTCAAACGAGGACAGATTAAG ATTATTAAGTACTTGCTCTCACTATCTGAAAAGAGTGAGACAATAAACACTTCCAAAACAGAAGCTTTAAGAGCTTTACATAAGTTGGAGCATTGTCCAAGAGATTTTATAAGCCATACAAATGAACACATTTTGACTGAACAAGAAGCTCAAACATCTACAAATATAGTCATTGCACAACAATCACTTTCTCTACCACCAAGATTCATTTCACAACAAAATCGTGCAACCCCACCAAACAATGATCCTCCACAACCACCACAATCTTTACCAAGAAACAATCCTCTACAACAAGCTCAACCATCATTTATTCATCCTCTAGAAATAACAAATCCCTCACCGCACAATAATCCTTCACATCCACAACCATCATCTCATGATCCCTCACCAACCATTGACCCTTCTAATCCACCATCACAATTTTCACCAACACCAAGCATAACAAATGAACTACACAATAATAGATGGGACAGGTTTGAGAACTTCTGCAATACATACCTAATAAACCAAGGTTATTGGATCGATAAAAAGACGAAAGAACAATTAATGGTAGCAGCAACAGTGATTGCAACAATGACATTTCAATCAGTAATAAGTCCACCAGGTGGTGTTTGGCAAGAAGACACAACAAAGGGTGGTTATGCTTGTCCTGACTATGGTTTCTGTGAAGCAGGAACAGCAGTTGTAGGCTATGTTTGGTCACCAGATTTTCTCAAATTCATTTTCTTCAACTCTGCCTCTTTCTTTGCTTCTCTATGTGTCTTGTTGGTTCTTGTAAGTGGGTTTCCTCTTCACAATAGAGTCATAGTGTGGTTATTGGCAGTTTTAATGATTGTTGCAATCACATGCATGTTGCTTACTTACATGTGGGCATTGGGATTAGTGAGTCCTAATCATATCTTTTATAGGATTCGTGACTTGGGTTATATCTTGGTTGGAATTTGgtcttttttactttttgttgtttgtttcaTTCAAATAATTAGAATAGTGTTTTGGATTAGGTCTAGGCGCAGGGATTCCACCAATGTTGCactttga